The Catenuloplanes niger genome includes a window with the following:
- a CDS encoding ABC transporter ATP-binding protein, with protein sequence MTAMIEAAGLVKRFGDFTAVDGIDVTVQPGEAFGFLGPNGAGKSSTMRMIGCVSPPTGGLLRILGMDPVRQGPAIRARLGVCPQLDNLAPDLTVLQNLTTYARYFGISRREAKRRALELLEFVQLTERAGAEVEPLSGGMKRRLTIARALINEPDLVLLDEPTTGLDPQARHLVWERLFRLKQRGVTLVLTTHYMDEAEQLCDRLVVMDAGKIVAEGSPRALIERYSTREVVELRFPAESQSGFAAKLDGIGERTEELPDRVLLYTADGDAALAEVHARGLTPSGALVRRSSLEDVFLHLTGRTLVD encoded by the coding sequence ATGACCGCGATGATCGAGGCAGCCGGGCTGGTCAAGCGCTTCGGCGACTTCACCGCCGTGGACGGCATCGACGTCACGGTGCAGCCCGGTGAGGCGTTCGGCTTCCTCGGGCCCAACGGGGCCGGCAAGAGCTCCACCATGCGCATGATCGGGTGCGTGTCCCCGCCGACCGGTGGCCTGCTGCGCATCCTCGGCATGGACCCGGTCCGCCAGGGCCCGGCGATCCGCGCCCGGCTCGGCGTCTGCCCGCAGCTGGACAATCTCGCCCCCGACCTGACCGTCCTGCAGAACCTGACGACCTACGCGCGCTACTTCGGCATCTCCCGCCGCGAGGCGAAGCGGCGCGCGCTCGAGCTGCTGGAGTTCGTGCAGCTCACCGAGCGGGCCGGCGCCGAGGTCGAGCCGCTCTCCGGCGGCATGAAACGGCGCCTCACCATCGCCCGCGCGCTGATCAACGAGCCCGACCTGGTGCTGCTCGACGAGCCCACCACCGGCCTCGACCCGCAGGCCCGCCACCTGGTCTGGGAGCGGCTGTTCCGGCTCAAGCAGCGCGGCGTCACGCTCGTGCTCACCACGCACTACATGGACGAGGCCGAGCAGCTCTGCGACCGGCTCGTGGTGATGGACGCCGGCAAGATCGTCGCGGAGGGCTCGCCGCGCGCGCTGATCGAGCGATACTCCACCCGCGAGGTCGTCGAGCTGCGCTTCCCGGCCGAGTCGCAGTCCGGCTTCGCGGCCAAGCTGGACGGCATCGGTGAGCGCACCGAGGAGCTGCCCGACCGCGTCCTGCTCTACACGGCCGACGGCGACGCCGCGCTCGCCGAGGTGCACGCGCGCGGGCTCACCCCGTCCGGCGCACTGGTCCGCCGCAGCTCGCTGGAGGACGTGTTCCTGCACCTCACCGGCCGGACCCTGGTCGACTGA
- the dnaG gene encoding DNA primase encodes MAGRIRDEDIALVRERTAIADVISETVTLKSAGGGNLKGLCPFHDEKTPSFTVSPARNVYFCHGCGKGGDAITFLIDADHLTFVESVERLAGRAGIQLRYEEQPGGRPSGPRQQPGQRQRLVAAHADAAEFYRSQLITPGARAAREFLAQRGFGREHAEAYGCGFAPEGWDPLTRHLRQKGYSADELVTAGLSRPARSGSLIDRFRRRLLWPIKDISGDVIGFGARKLFDDDDGPKYLNTPETPLYKKSHVLYGIDQAKRDIARESRAVIVEGYTDVMACHLAGVPTAVATCGTAFGEDHIKVLRRLLMDANDLGGEIIFTFDGDAAGQKAAMRAFSDDQRFVAQTFIAVSPNGMDPCELRLNRGDLAVRDLVGAREPMIAFALRSIMRQYDLDTVEGRVAALRSTAPLVAQIKDRSMRPGYTRKLADDLGMEMAEVEHAVRRAGGSAPDENRRKAGPRPTSAPQLQVEREALKLALQEPVLAGPMFDALDGTHFTDPVHVALRGAVADAGGTASAAGGGVVWIEKVRDLCADLGAKALVSELAVEPLRVDRDPDPQYVSVTLARLQSATVTARIADLKSKVQRINPVANKDEYFALFGELLSLEQHARALREQAVGGL; translated from the coding sequence GTGGCCGGCAGGATTCGGGACGAGGACATCGCGCTGGTGCGCGAGCGTACGGCGATCGCCGACGTGATCTCCGAGACCGTCACCCTGAAGTCGGCCGGCGGTGGCAATCTGAAGGGCCTGTGCCCGTTCCACGACGAGAAGACGCCCTCGTTCACCGTCTCCCCGGCCCGCAACGTGTATTTCTGCCACGGGTGCGGCAAGGGCGGCGACGCGATCACGTTCCTGATCGACGCGGATCACCTGACGTTCGTCGAGTCGGTCGAGCGGCTGGCCGGCCGGGCCGGCATCCAGTTGCGGTACGAGGAGCAGCCCGGCGGGCGCCCGTCCGGCCCGCGGCAGCAGCCCGGCCAGCGGCAGCGGCTGGTCGCGGCGCACGCGGACGCGGCCGAGTTCTACCGCTCGCAGCTGATCACCCCGGGTGCCCGGGCCGCCCGGGAGTTCCTGGCCCAGCGCGGTTTCGGGCGCGAGCACGCGGAGGCGTACGGCTGCGGGTTCGCGCCCGAGGGCTGGGACCCGCTGACCCGGCACCTGCGGCAGAAGGGCTACTCCGCGGACGAGCTGGTGACCGCCGGCCTGTCCCGCCCGGCCCGGTCCGGCTCGCTGATCGACCGGTTCCGGCGGCGGCTGCTCTGGCCGATCAAGGACATCAGCGGCGATGTGATCGGCTTCGGCGCGCGGAAGCTGTTCGACGACGATGACGGCCCGAAGTACCTGAACACGCCGGAGACGCCGCTCTACAAGAAGTCACACGTGCTGTACGGCATCGACCAGGCGAAACGCGACATAGCGCGGGAGAGCCGCGCGGTCATCGTCGAGGGTTACACCGACGTGATGGCGTGCCACCTGGCCGGTGTGCCGACCGCGGTCGCGACCTGCGGCACCGCGTTCGGCGAGGACCACATCAAGGTGCTCCGCCGGCTGCTGATGGACGCGAACGACCTCGGCGGCGAGATCATTTTCACGTTCGACGGCGACGCGGCCGGGCAGAAGGCGGCGATGCGCGCGTTCTCCGACGACCAGCGGTTCGTGGCGCAGACGTTCATCGCGGTCAGCCCGAACGGCATGGACCCGTGCGAGCTGCGACTCAACCGCGGTGACCTGGCCGTGCGCGACCTGGTGGGCGCGCGCGAGCCGATGATCGCGTTCGCGCTGCGGTCGATCATGCGTCAGTACGACCTGGACACCGTCGAGGGCCGGGTCGCCGCGCTGCGGTCCACCGCGCCGCTGGTCGCGCAGATCAAGGACCGGTCGATGCGCCCGGGCTACACCCGCAAGCTCGCCGACGACCTGGGCATGGAGATGGCGGAGGTCGAGCACGCGGTCCGCCGGGCCGGCGGCAGCGCGCCGGACGAGAACCGTCGCAAGGCGGGCCCGCGGCCCACGTCCGCACCGCAGCTTCAGGTCGAGCGCGAGGCGCTGAAACTCGCGCTGCAGGAGCCGGTGCTGGCCGGCCCGATGTTCGACGCGCTCGACGGCACGCACTTCACCGACCCGGTGCACGTGGCGCTGCGCGGTGCCGTGGCGGACGCCGGTGGCACCGCGTCCGCGGCCGGCGGCGGCGTGGTCTGGATCGAGAAGGTGCGCGACCTCTGCGCGGACCTCGGCGCGAAGGCGCTGGTCAGTGAGCTGGCCGTGGAGCCGCTGCGGGTCGACCGCGACCCCGACCCGCAGTACGTCTCGGTCACGCTGGCCCGGCTGCAGTCCGCGACCGTGACCGCCCGGATAGCCGACCTGAAGTCCAAAGTGCAGCGCATCAACCCGGTCGCCAACAAGGACGAATACTTCGCGCTCTTCGGGGAACTGCTGTCCCTGGAGCAGCACGCGCGTGCCCTGCGCGAGCAGGCTGTCGGGGGGTTGTGA
- a CDS encoding deoxyguanosinetriphosphate triphosphohydrolase produces MDGQVGDAERWADERAKDTGYGRTPFQRDRARVLHSAGFRRLASKTQVHVAGSDDFLRTRLTHSLEVAQIAREMGERLGCDPDVVDVAGLAHDLGHPPFGHNGEAALDAVAGGCGGFEGNAQTLRVLTRLEAKVEGAGLNLTRASLDATCKYPWRRDGVRRKWGVYPDDLPVFEWLRRDAPAGERQSLEAQVMDWADDVAYSVHDLEDGIHGGYIDLERLAADADERAALCADVSGVYSEEPVDVLGAELAAMLAGPMLAPALAYDGSHRAQIAVKRMTSVLTGRLVAAPVEATVAAFGSQTLRRYAADLLVPPDVRIRCALLKGMALRYVMRRPGAAAQQERQREVLTRLVHVLAVRAPDGLDPVFAPIWRAAPNDAARLRVVIDQVASLTDPAAMSWHRALT; encoded by the coding sequence ATGGACGGCCAGGTCGGTGACGCGGAGCGGTGGGCGGACGAGCGGGCCAAGGACACCGGGTACGGGCGGACGCCGTTCCAGCGGGACCGGGCGCGGGTGCTGCACTCGGCCGGCTTCCGGCGGCTGGCGTCGAAGACGCAGGTGCACGTGGCCGGGTCGGACGACTTCCTGCGGACCCGGCTGACCCACTCGCTGGAGGTGGCGCAGATCGCCCGGGAGATGGGCGAGCGGCTCGGCTGTGACCCGGACGTGGTGGACGTGGCCGGGCTCGCCCACGATCTCGGTCATCCGCCGTTCGGGCACAACGGCGAGGCCGCGCTGGACGCGGTCGCGGGCGGCTGCGGCGGGTTCGAGGGGAACGCGCAGACGCTGCGCGTGCTGACCCGGCTGGAGGCGAAGGTCGAGGGCGCCGGGCTCAACCTGACCCGCGCCTCGCTGGACGCCACCTGCAAGTATCCGTGGCGGCGGGACGGCGTGCGGCGCAAGTGGGGCGTCTACCCGGACGACCTGCCGGTCTTCGAGTGGCTGCGCCGGGACGCGCCGGCCGGCGAGCGGCAGAGCCTGGAGGCCCAGGTGATGGACTGGGCGGACGACGTGGCCTACTCGGTGCACGACCTGGAGGACGGCATCCACGGCGGCTACATCGATCTCGAGCGGCTGGCCGCGGACGCGGACGAGCGGGCCGCGCTCTGCGCCGACGTGTCCGGCGTCTACTCGGAGGAGCCGGTCGACGTGCTCGGCGCGGAGCTGGCCGCGATGCTGGCCGGGCCGATGCTGGCACCGGCGCTGGCCTACGACGGCAGTCACCGCGCGCAGATCGCGGTCAAGCGGATGACCAGCGTGCTGACCGGCCGGCTGGTCGCGGCGCCGGTCGAGGCCACGGTCGCGGCGTTCGGATCACAGACCCTGCGCCGGTACGCCGCGGACCTGCTCGTCCCGCCGGACGTGCGGATCCGGTGCGCGTTGCTGAAGGGCATGGCGCTGCGGTACGTGATGCGCCGCCCCGGCGCGGCCGCCCAGCAGGAACGGCAGCGTGAGGTGCTCACCCGGCTGGTGCACGTGCTGGCCGTGCGTGCGCCGGACGGGCTGGACCCGGTGTTCGCGCCGATCTGGCGGGCCGCGCCGAACGACGCGGCCCGGCTGCGTGTGGTGATCGACCAGGTGGCGTCGCTCACCGATCCGGCCGCGATGTCCTGGCACCGCGCGCTCACCTGA
- a CDS encoding VOC family protein yields MGSDWENVVVDAEDPGRLARWWAEALRYQITYERPGEVEIRRKADEAPGIVFVTVPELKTVKNRLHIDLRPDNQEAEVERLVDMGARHVDVGQGTVDGWVVLADPEGNEFCVLGPRT; encoded by the coding sequence ATGGGCAGCGACTGGGAGAACGTGGTCGTCGACGCCGAGGACCCGGGTCGGCTGGCCCGATGGTGGGCCGAGGCGCTGCGCTACCAGATCACCTACGAGCGCCCGGGCGAGGTGGAGATCCGCCGCAAGGCCGACGAGGCCCCCGGCATCGTCTTCGTCACGGTCCCCGAGCTCAAGACCGTGAAGAACCGCCTCCACATCGACCTGCGCCCCGACAACCAGGAGGCCGAGGTCGAGCGCCTCGTCGACATGGGCGCCCGCCACGTCGACGTCGGCCAGGGCACGGTCGACGGCTGGGTCGTCCTCGCCGACCCGGAGGGCAACGAGTTCTGCGTGCTCGGCCCGCGCACCTGA
- a CDS encoding DUF4388 domain-containing protein: MKPARAVTATLPRRALSQLVTAGATGALHVGGHPGGVIHLTKGQVSHAESPAAPGVGELLTAAGRISARTWESAVSAGKDAHRVGRLLVEQGHLTDGELELCVLGVIYDAAYFVLQPAAVPVRFEEDEQHWLGPVCRVDADVLSRETTRRRRLLDEVFESSTLDTAPVRPAPRSPVERVVLSALQFELLVAADGERTPATLARLLGRAGYVTLQQVRELAAAGLILTPECPAASTAPPDRSAPTAPEERPADTAPADTAVEEGRMATIAVERRTVPAASEELPDPVIVLAEAAIAAAERAAATGERATAERATAKPATARLSTAKQAAVRQTGAKLDPMDQTTAELGTRDPAATKRDRRRPATKAPATEDTVALPPISPASTPANSAVLANVAASADLAAPADLAAPADPVEPADPVEPADLGNLADPEKPARTARRATGGRRRAGGRAAAVIPAESLPRRSPGEQMPSGAGDVETVPDGGGLLRADAPDEALLTRIRSALKALR; the protein is encoded by the coding sequence GTGAAGCCCGCCCGCGCCGTAACGGCCACCCTCCCCCGCCGGGCGCTCAGCCAGCTGGTCACCGCCGGCGCGACCGGCGCGCTGCACGTCGGCGGCCACCCCGGCGGCGTCATCCATCTGACGAAGGGGCAGGTCAGCCACGCCGAGTCCCCGGCGGCGCCGGGCGTCGGTGAACTGCTGACCGCGGCCGGCCGGATCTCGGCCCGCACGTGGGAATCCGCGGTCTCCGCCGGAAAAGACGCACACCGTGTCGGTCGCCTGCTCGTCGAACAGGGGCACCTTACGGACGGCGAACTTGAGCTGTGCGTTCTTGGGGTGATCTATGACGCGGCGTACTTCGTGCTGCAACCGGCGGCCGTGCCCGTCCGGTTCGAGGAGGACGAGCAACACTGGCTCGGTCCGGTCTGCCGGGTGGATGCCGACGTGCTGTCCAGGGAGACGACGCGCCGGCGCCGGCTCCTCGACGAGGTCTTCGAGTCGTCCACGCTGGACACGGCGCCGGTTCGGCCGGCGCCCCGGTCGCCCGTCGAGCGCGTCGTGCTGAGTGCGCTGCAGTTCGAGCTGCTGGTCGCGGCGGACGGCGAACGCACGCCGGCCACGCTGGCCCGGCTCCTCGGGCGGGCCGGTTACGTGACGCTGCAACAGGTGCGCGAGCTGGCGGCGGCCGGTTTGATCCTGACGCCGGAGTGCCCGGCGGCATCCACCGCACCGCCGGACCGGTCGGCGCCCACCGCGCCGGAGGAGCGACCGGCGGACACCGCACCGGCGGACACCGCCGTCGAGGAAGGACGGATGGCGACCATCGCAGTGGAGAGGCGGACGGTGCCGGCCGCATCGGAGGAATTGCCGGATCCGGTCATCGTGCTGGCGGAGGCCGCCATCGCGGCGGCGGAACGCGCCGCGGCCACGGGAGAGCGGGCCACCGCAGAGCGGGCCACCGCGAAACCGGCCACCGCACGGCTGTCCACCGCGAAGCAGGCCGCCGTGCGGCAGACCGGCGCGAAGCTGGACCCCATGGATCAGACCACCGCGGAACTGGGCACCCGGGACCCGGCGGCCACGAAGCGGGACCGCCGGAGACCGGCCACGAAGGCGCCGGCCACAGAGGACACCGTGGCGCTTCCACCGATCTCCCCGGCCTCGACACCCGCAAACTCCGCCGTTCTCGCGAACGTCGCGGCATCTGCCGACCTCGCGGCCCCTGCCGACCTCGCGGCCCCTGCCGACCCCGTGGAACCTGCCGACCCCGTGGAACCTGCCGACCTCGGGAACCTCGCCGATCCGGAGAAGCCTGCCAGGACCGCCCGGCGCGCGACCGGTGGCCGGCGGCGCGCCGGTGGGCGTGCCGCCGCCGTGATCCCCGCGGAGAGCCTGCCCCGCCGCAGCCCCGGCGAGCAGATGCCGAGCGGCGCCGGTGACGTGGAGACCGTGCCGGACGGCGGTGGCCTGCTGCGCGCCGACGCGCCGGACGAGGCGCTGCTCACCCGCATCCGCAGCGCGCTGAAGGCACTGCGGTGA
- a CDS encoding roadblock/LC7 domain-containing protein produces METDRAVLAELARLRSRLPDLTATVIAGVDGMLLAYDAPGLQPETIAALAAANLGLTQRFAHTVGHGDLRETMIESSGGYVAIYAAGLRTLLAVLARPSANVARIHHEARRTARRLGELLDPVEARPPAPASPHIVPVEGQVPLAKRTPMAALQSSVPGQRAG; encoded by the coding sequence GTGGAAACCGACCGGGCGGTGCTGGCCGAGCTCGCCAGGCTTCGCAGCCGGCTGCCCGATCTCACGGCCACCGTGATCGCCGGTGTCGACGGGATGCTGCTCGCGTACGACGCTCCGGGCCTCCAACCGGAGACGATCGCCGCTCTGGCCGCGGCGAACCTCGGCCTGACCCAGCGCTTCGCCCACACCGTGGGCCACGGCGACCTGCGCGAAACCATGATCGAATCGTCCGGCGGGTACGTGGCCATCTACGCCGCCGGGCTCCGCACTCTCCTCGCCGTGCTCGCCAGACCGAGCGCGAACGTGGCCCGCATCCACCACGAGGCACGGCGCACCGCGCGCCGCCTCGGTGAGCTGCTCGACCCGGTGGAGGCGCGACCGCCCGCACCGGCTTCGCCGCACATCGTCCCGGTCGAGGGTCAGGTGCCCCTGGCCAAGCGCACGCCGATGGCCGCGCTGCAGTCGAGCGTCCCCGGCCAACGCGCCGGATAA
- the ppdK gene encoding pyruvate, phosphate dikinase translates to MTYVYAFEEGNKDLKDLLGGKGANLAEMTNLGLPVPPGFTITTEACRAYLHDKRFPDGLADEIEARLIALEERIGRRLGDAADPLLVSVRSGAKFSMPGMMETVLNVGLNDESVEGLAAHGGARFAWDSYRRLIQMFGATVCEVPAGYFGDALDKAKHQKGTRNDLDLDADDLRALVGVYKKIFEEHTGRRFPQDPREQLNLAIRAVFDSWNADRAALYRRQERIPADLGTAVNVVAMVFGNLGPDSGTGVAFTRDPGTGAQGVYGDYLANAQGEDVVAGIRNTVPLQDLESIDKASYDQLLGIMATLEDHYRDLCDIEFTIERGKLWMLQTRVGKRTAAAAFTIAAQLVDEGVIDLDEAIRRVSGAQLGQLMFPRFDLSGTHRELTRAVGASPGAAVGTVVFDAARAIELAGQGESVILVRRETNPDDLGGMIAAQGILTSRGGKTSHAAVVARGMGKTCVCGADELEIERGAFTVRGTRVAEGDTISIDGTTGRVYLGEVPVEPSSVVRYFEGAPVSEDPLVRAVDRLMRHADSRRSLRVRSNADTGADAARARRFGAEGIGLCRTEHMFLGDRRELVEKLILAEGQPAREAALAALLPLQRADFVELFRAMDGLPVTVRLIDPPLHEFLPSLTDLAVRVAVAGERGEDVGREKELLTAVQRMHEQNPMLGLRGVRLGLVVPGLFAMQVRAIAEAAVEVARAGGSARPEIMVPLVGAVQELETVRAEAEKILTEVIGDSGVRVVIGTMIEVPRAALTAGQIAEAAEFFSFGTNDLTQMGWGFSRDDVEGAFFWRYLELGIFGISPFESLDRDGVGRLVRIASEEGRAARPGLKLGVCGEHGGDPDSVHFFHEVGLDYVSCSPFRVPIARLEAGRAAVART, encoded by the coding sequence ATGACCTACGTCTACGCCTTCGAAGAGGGCAACAAGGACCTCAAGGACCTGCTGGGCGGCAAGGGCGCGAACCTGGCCGAGATGACCAACCTGGGTCTCCCGGTGCCGCCCGGCTTCACCATCACCACCGAGGCCTGCCGGGCCTACCTGCACGACAAGCGGTTCCCGGACGGGCTGGCGGACGAGATCGAGGCGCGGCTGATCGCGCTGGAGGAGCGGATCGGCCGGCGGCTGGGCGACGCCGCGGACCCGCTGCTCGTCTCCGTCCGGTCCGGCGCGAAGTTCTCGATGCCCGGCATGATGGAGACGGTCCTGAACGTCGGCCTCAACGACGAGAGCGTCGAGGGGCTGGCGGCGCACGGCGGCGCCCGGTTCGCCTGGGACTCGTACCGCCGGCTGATCCAGATGTTCGGCGCCACCGTCTGCGAGGTGCCGGCCGGCTACTTCGGCGACGCGCTGGACAAGGCGAAGCACCAGAAGGGCACGCGCAACGACCTCGATCTGGACGCGGACGACCTCCGCGCGCTGGTCGGCGTGTACAAGAAGATCTTCGAGGAGCACACCGGCCGGCGCTTCCCGCAGGACCCGCGCGAGCAGCTCAATCTGGCCATCCGCGCGGTCTTCGACTCGTGGAACGCGGACCGCGCCGCCCTCTACCGGCGGCAGGAGCGCATCCCGGCGGATCTCGGCACCGCGGTCAACGTGGTGGCGATGGTCTTCGGCAACCTCGGCCCGGACTCCGGCACCGGCGTCGCGTTCACCCGCGACCCGGGCACCGGCGCGCAGGGCGTCTACGGCGACTACCTGGCGAACGCGCAGGGCGAGGACGTGGTGGCCGGCATCCGCAACACCGTGCCGCTGCAGGATCTGGAGTCGATCGACAAGGCCTCCTACGACCAGCTGCTCGGCATCATGGCCACGCTGGAGGACCACTACCGGGACCTGTGCGACATCGAGTTCACCATCGAGCGCGGCAAGCTGTGGATGCTGCAGACCCGGGTCGGCAAGCGCACCGCCGCGGCCGCGTTCACGATCGCGGCGCAGCTGGTCGACGAGGGCGTGATCGACCTGGACGAGGCGATCCGCCGGGTCTCCGGCGCGCAGCTCGGCCAGCTGATGTTCCCCCGGTTCGACCTGTCCGGCACGCACCGGGAACTGACCAGGGCGGTCGGTGCGTCACCGGGCGCGGCGGTCGGCACCGTGGTCTTCGACGCGGCGCGCGCGATCGAGCTGGCCGGTCAGGGCGAGTCGGTGATCCTGGTCCGCCGCGAGACGAACCCGGACGACCTGGGCGGCATGATCGCGGCGCAGGGCATCCTCACCTCGCGCGGCGGCAAGACCAGCCACGCGGCCGTGGTCGCGCGCGGCATGGGCAAGACCTGCGTGTGCGGCGCGGACGAGCTGGAGATCGAACGGGGCGCGTTCACCGTGCGCGGCACGCGCGTCGCCGAGGGCGACACGATCTCCATCGACGGTACGACCGGGCGCGTCTACCTGGGTGAGGTGCCGGTCGAGCCGTCCTCGGTGGTGCGGTACTTCGAGGGTGCGCCGGTCTCCGAGGACCCACTCGTGCGCGCGGTGGACCGGCTGATGCGGCACGCCGACTCGCGCCGGTCGCTGCGCGTGCGGTCCAACGCGGACACCGGCGCGGACGCGGCCCGCGCCCGGCGCTTCGGCGCGGAGGGGATCGGGCTGTGCCGCACCGAGCACATGTTCCTCGGCGACCGCCGCGAGCTGGTGGAGAAGCTGATCCTGGCCGAGGGGCAGCCGGCCCGGGAGGCCGCGCTCGCCGCGCTGCTGCCGTTGCAGCGCGCGGACTTCGTCGAGTTGTTCCGCGCCATGGACGGTCTTCCGGTCACGGTACGGCTGATCGATCCGCCGTTGCACGAGTTCCTGCCGTCGCTGACCGACCTCGCGGTGCGCGTCGCGGTGGCCGGCGAGCGCGGCGAGGACGTCGGCCGGGAGAAGGAGCTGCTCACGGCCGTACAGCGCATGCACGAGCAGAATCCGATGCTGGGACTGCGCGGCGTACGGCTGGGGCTGGTCGTGCCCGGTCTGTTCGCCATGCAGGTGCGCGCGATCGCGGAGGCCGCGGTCGAGGTCGCCCGGGCCGGCGGCAGCGCACGGCCGGAGATCATGGTCCCGCTGGTCGGTGCCGTTCAGGAGCTGGAGACGGTACGGGCGGAGGCCGAGAAGATCCTGACCGAGGTGATCGGCGACAGTGGCGTGCGGGTGGTGATCGGCACGATGATCGAGGTGCCGCGCGCCGCGCTCACCGCGGGCCAGATCGCGGAGGCGGCCGAGTTCTTCTCGTTCGGTACCAACGACCTCACCCAGATGGGCTGGGGCTTCTCCCGCGACGACGTGGAGGGCGCGTTCTTCTGGCGCTACCTGGAACTGGGCATCTTCGGCATCTCGCCGTTCGAGTCACTGGACCGCGACGGCGTGGGCCGGCTGGTCCGGATCGCGTCCGAGGAGGGCCGGGCGGCGCGGCCGGGCCTGAAGCTGGGCGTGTGCGGCGAGCACGGCGGTGACCCGGACTCCGTGCACTTCTTCCACGAGGTGGGCCTGGACTACGTGTCCTGCTCGCCGTTCCGGGTGCCGATCGCCCGGCTCGAGGCGGGCCGCGCGGCCGTCGCGCGCACCTGA
- the dusB gene encoding tRNA dihydrouridine synthase DusB, whose amino-acid sequence MTLTLGRYPVDPPVVLAPMAGITNVAFRRLCREQGAGIYVCEMITTIALAHRNPKTERMIEFGPEENPRSMQLYGVDPAITARAVRRIVDENLADHIDLNFGCSVRKITSKGGGAAIPYKRKLFGAIVKAAVDAAAPAGIPVTVKMRKGIDDDHLTYLEAGLIAQEVGAKWVALHARTAAQRYSGTADWEAIARLKEALDVPVLGNGDIWEADDALRMIRETGCDGVVVGRGCLGRPWLFADLAAAFAGRPERAMPSLGEVAAVMRRHAELLSGWYGSERDGVTDFRKHVAWYLKGFPVGTEIRRAMAMASSLMELDDLLGKLDHDAPFPPEALGQPRGRTNSPAHVFLPQGWLADREDDAVPEGAELDNSGG is encoded by the coding sequence GTGACGCTTACGCTGGGCCGCTACCCCGTCGACCCGCCCGTCGTGCTCGCGCCGATGGCCGGGATCACGAACGTGGCCTTCCGCCGGCTCTGCCGCGAGCAGGGCGCCGGGATCTACGTGTGCGAGATGATCACGACGATCGCGCTGGCGCACCGGAACCCGAAGACCGAGCGCATGATCGAGTTCGGGCCGGAGGAGAACCCGCGGAGCATGCAGCTCTACGGCGTCGACCCGGCGATCACCGCGCGTGCGGTCCGGCGGATCGTGGACGAGAACCTGGCCGATCACATCGACCTGAACTTCGGCTGCAGCGTCCGCAAGATCACCAGCAAGGGCGGCGGGGCGGCGATCCCGTACAAGCGCAAGCTGTTCGGTGCGATCGTCAAGGCCGCGGTCGACGCGGCCGCGCCGGCCGGCATCCCGGTCACCGTGAAGATGCGCAAGGGCATCGACGACGACCACCTGACGTACCTCGAGGCCGGGCTGATCGCGCAGGAGGTCGGCGCGAAGTGGGTGGCGTTGCACGCGCGCACCGCCGCGCAGCGCTACTCCGGCACCGCGGACTGGGAGGCGATCGCCCGGCTCAAGGAGGCGCTGGACGTCCCGGTGCTCGGCAACGGCGACATCTGGGAGGCCGACGACGCGCTCCGGATGATCCGCGAGACCGGCTGCGACGGCGTGGTGGTCGGCCGCGGCTGCCTCGGCCGCCCGTGGCTCTTCGCCGACCTGGCCGCCGCGTTCGCCGGCCGTCCGGAGCGGGCGATGCCGTCGCTGGGTGAGGTCGCCGCGGTCATGCGCCGGCACGCCGAACTGCTCTCCGGCTGGTACGGATCGGAGCGCGACGGCGTCACCGACTTCCGCAAGCACGTCGCCTGGTACCTCAAGGGCTTCCCGGTCGGTACGGAGATCCGCCGCGCGATGGCCATGGCCTCGTCGCTGATGGAACTCGACGACCTGCTCGGCAAGCTCGACCACGACGCCCCGTTCCCGCCCGAGGCGCTCGGCCAGCCGCGCGGCCGCACGAACTCCCCGGCCCACGTCTTCCTCCCGCAGGGCTGGCTCGCCGACCGCGAGGACGACGCCGTCCCCGAGGGCGCCGAACTCGACAACTCCGGCGGCTGA